From the genome of Marixanthomonas ophiurae, one region includes:
- a CDS encoding DUF389 domain-containing protein, whose translation MSEQQKNDNVHVTPNDEEFEQVKLNTWESIKKFFKELFDIRSDSDRDATIEAVKKDIPFKGHTAWILIFSIFVASIGLNVSSTAVVIGAMLISPLMGPIVGIGLSVAINDVETLRRSLVNLGIMVFLSVLTAYLYFELSPLTEETPELVARTYPTILDVLVAIFGGLGLIIAKTKSGTIASVIFGVAIATALMPPLCTVGYGLAIGNFQYAGGALYLFSINAVFIALSTFIVSKLLRFPLVRYANSKRRRRTAQIASLIALIVMVPSVILFINLLDQQLFENKTKEFVKNVIKYEGAEVVKSTQDFQTKDIEVYLIGRPVPQSTINEWLSQMEESEMLQGANLRIYQGTDQSGELAEKLSSDVKAGILEDLYVKNEQAIQDKNSRIDFLENEIAKLRVKDLPFEELSKEVKAVYKDMESFSFSRRVTTNFTKTDTLPVVYVSWAKNVSSKEKIEKNQALLDWLKIKMKVDTLLVQDTP comes from the coding sequence ATGAGCGAGCAGCAAAAAAACGATAACGTTCACGTTACTCCGAACGATGAAGAATTTGAGCAGGTAAAACTGAACACTTGGGAAAGTATTAAAAAATTCTTTAAAGAATTGTTCGATATCCGGTCCGATAGTGATCGTGATGCTACGATTGAGGCTGTAAAAAAGGATATTCCGTTTAAAGGTCACACCGCTTGGATTTTAATATTTTCCATATTTGTAGCTTCCATAGGCTTAAATGTGAGTAGTACGGCCGTGGTAATTGGTGCGATGTTAATTTCTCCATTAATGGGTCCTATTGTTGGGATTGGTCTTTCTGTAGCAATTAACGATGTGGAAACCCTACGACGTTCTCTTGTTAATCTAGGGATTATGGTCTTTTTAAGTGTGTTAACAGCTTACTTATATTTTGAGCTTTCTCCTTTAACGGAAGAGACTCCAGAGCTTGTGGCACGTACCTATCCAACTATTTTGGACGTTTTAGTGGCTATATTCGGTGGTTTAGGCCTCATTATAGCTAAGACTAAAAGTGGAACCATTGCTAGTGTTATTTTTGGTGTTGCTATTGCTACAGCACTTATGCCACCATTGTGTACGGTTGGATATGGGTTGGCAATTGGTAATTTTCAATACGCCGGAGGTGCATTATATCTATTTTCAATAAACGCTGTTTTTATAGCACTTTCTACCTTTATTGTTTCAAAATTATTGCGTTTTCCTTTGGTTCGTTATGCGAACTCCAAACGAAGAAGACGTACTGCACAGATTGCTTCATTAATAGCATTAATTGTTATGGTGCCTAGTGTTATTTTATTTATTAACCTGTTAGACCAGCAACTTTTTGAAAACAAAACCAAAGAGTTTGTAAAGAATGTGATTAAATATGAAGGGGCCGAAGTGGTAAAATCCACTCAAGACTTTCAAACAAAAGATATAGAAGTGTACCTTATTGGAAGGCCTGTGCCACAATCTACAATAAATGAATGGCTGTCACAGATGGAAGAAAGCGAAATGTTACAAGGTGCTAACCTTCGAATATATCAGGGTACAGACCAAAGCGGTGAACTGGCTGAAAAATTATCAAGTGATGTTAAGGCGGGTATTTTAGAAGATTTATACGTAAAGAATGAACAAGCCATTCAAGATAAAAATAGCCGGATCGACTTTCTAGAAAATGAGATTGCAAAACTGCGAGTTAAAGACCTTCCTTTTGAAGAACTAAGCAAAGAAGTGAAAGCTGTTTATAAGGATATGGAAAGCTTTTCTTTTTCAAGAAGGGTTACCACCAATTTTACCAAAACCGACACCTTACCGGTAGTCTATGTTTCGTGGGCAAAAAATGTTTCCTCCAAAGAAAAGATAGAGAAGAACCAAGCGTTATTAGATTGGCTAAAAATTAAAATGAAAGTGGATACGTTGTTGGTGCAGGATACGCCATAA